In Brevibacillus brevis NBRC 100599, a single genomic region encodes these proteins:
- a CDS encoding DUF4367 domain-containing protein: protein MKKGVIITSVFALMTIIPSACAMFSGGQHTEVSDHHTVSKPEVIPLQNLSKHGFAASLDADAPLELPDGYKLSEAIYNEPPKKFGNGVAPNVEKQKEIVLKYVNENNNEDWFEHTVKKGRISIGDEGVKPIEIQGVEGEILEIPDQKVIVLSWHKDGVSHYILSKGDLGKDDLMKVAESVRN from the coding sequence ATGAAAAAAGGTGTAATTATTACGAGTGTATTTGCTTTGATGACAATAATTCCATCTGCTTGCGCTATGTTTAGTGGGGGACAGCATACTGAAGTGTCAGATCATCATACTGTTTCGAAGCCAGAAGTTATTCCACTACAAAATTTAAGTAAACATGGTTTCGCAGCTAGTTTAGATGCTGATGCTCCTCTTGAGCTGCCAGATGGCTATAAATTAAGTGAAGCTATTTATAATGAACCACCCAAAAAGTTTGGCAATGGTGTAGCTCCAAATGTTGAGAAGCAAAAAGAAATTGTTTTGAAATATGTAAATGAAAATAATAACGAAGACTGGTTTGAACATACGGTTAAAAAAGGTCGGATTTCTATTGGTGACGAAGGGGTAAAACCCATTGAGATCCAAGGAGTGGAAGGCGAAATTTTAGAAATTCCGGATCAAAAAGTAATTGTTTTAAGCTGGCATAAGGATGGAGTAAGTCATTATATTTTGTCCAAAGGCGATTTAGGGAAAGATGATTTGATGAAAGTAGCAGAATCGGTAAGAAACTGA